The genomic DNA GGGGCGAAAGGTTGGATTGCTGATATGTGTCGGTGAAAAGAGTTCTCCACCGAAAAAGGCCCTGATAAAGCGCATCAGTTCTCTGTTGCTGGTCACAATACCACCTTGATAAAACTGGCTAGCTAAATACTGCTGGCACTTTACAATATCTTGCCCCTTATAGATTGGAGCAAGGGATTCGTAGCCAGTCGCCCAATGAGTTTGTTGGAGGTTTAAGGGCTGGCAGACAGCATCATCTAATAATGACTCTGGGGACTTGCCAGTCACCGCTTCTGCTATTTTCCCCAAAAGCATAGCATTGACATCAGCATAGTAGGCCCTCTTTCCACCGAGGCTGGATTTGGAAGATAAAGTTGATAAGATACCAAGCGCCTCATCCCATTCCACACGCCGATCTTCCTCCAAAATACTATCCATCAAGATTTTACCGTTAGTCTGGCGATCTGTTTCGTAATTTGGAAAGCCCGAAGTTTGATCGATCAGATGTCTAACTGTGACCAATTCGGCATGAGGCAGACGATCTGTCAAGTCCTTGGGAAGAACTTCAGTCAATTGCGTGCTGTAGGTCAGCTTTCCTTGATCCAGCAATTGAAAGACAATGGTGTCGGTATAGAGTTTTGAAATACTGGCAATGGAAATGGGCGTATCGATGTTCAGGTCGCCTTTATTTTCCACTAGAAACTGACGATTACCTTGATAGGCCAGCAGTGTTGCATGATGGATGCTTTTATCCTTTAAAAAAGCTGTCATCAGAAGAACCTCCAATCTTTTCATTTATTCATTTTCAAGTGTTTTTCCTTGAAATTCTTAAACCAAGCAAGATTAAAAGTAGCAAGATCGATTCCGTACTCTAGGGTTGCAAGACTGAATTGACTATAGTCATCCACAACCTGTACAATATCTGAAGTGTTCTTTATTTCACAAATACCATTCAGATAGACAGTGTCCTCCCTGAAATAATCTATCGCCTCTGATT from Streptococcus oriscaviae includes the following:
- a CDS encoding serine hydrolase domain-containing protein, which translates into the protein MTAFLKDKSIHHATLLAYQGNRQFLVENKGDLNIDTPISIASISKLYTDTIVFQLLDQGKLTYSTQLTEVLPKDLTDRLPHAELVTVRHLIDQTSGFPNYETDRQTNGKILMDSILEEDRRVEWDEALGILSTLSSKSSLGGKRAYYADVNAMLLGKIAEAVTGKSPESLLDDAVCQPLNLQQTHWATGYESLAPIYKGQDIVKCQQYLASQFYQGGIVTSNRELMRFIRAFFGGELFSPTHISNPTFRPIQFHPLRYGSGMMQLTVSPILSVFFAGVREIRGHSGITGSFAFYCPEKDIFVTGTINQFSKHPYPMIFRVIAAGSKSY